A stretch of Aedes aegypti strain LVP_AGWG chromosome 2, AaegL5.0 Primary Assembly, whole genome shotgun sequence DNA encodes these proteins:
- the LOC5572638 gene encoding protein-lysine N-methyltransferase CG9154, with protein sequence MSENRTHDSDDDDCQLPADTMLVLQQFLREKELREKAEETGELAGDKGFEENWQLSQFWYNEETKVKLARVVGHFKSAFEGRDLQVALLSSPSLYHHVKEVVNNVTLFEYDQRFASIGEDFKHFDYNRATEDDYLEEYRKSFDLIIADPPFLSEECIEKMGIIVRKIAKDDCKTVLCSGYAVKEWAKKFLGLDICKFEPQHERNLGNEFASYANFDLDSVLSEKV encoded by the exons atgtCGGAGAACAGAACGCACGATAGTGACGATGATGACTGCCAGCTTCCCGCCGACACAATGCTGGTTCTCCAGCAATTTCTACGCGAAAAAGAATTGCGTGAAAAAGCCGAGGAAACGGGCGAGCTTGCCGGCGATAAAGGTTTCGAGGAGAATTGG CAATTGAGTCAGTTCTGGTACAACGAGGAAACTAAAGTTAAATTAGCGCGAGTCGTTGGTCATTTCAAATCAGCATTTGAAGGAAGGGATCTTCAGGTGGCTCTGCTTTCATCTCCATCGCTCTATCACCATGTTAAGGAAGTTGTTAATAACG TGACCTTATTTGAGTACGACCAACGATTCGCATCCATTGGAGAGGATTTCAAACATTTCGACTACAACCGCGCCACCGAGGACGACTATCTGGAAGAGTACAGGAAATCATTCGATCTAATCATCGCGGATCCGCcgtttctttcggaagaatGCATAGAGAAAATGGGCATCATTGTACGTAAAATCGCCAAAGACGATTGTAAAACTGTCCTCTGCTCTGGATATGCAGTGAAAGAGTGGGCTAAGAAATTTCTGGGTTTGGATATATGCAAATTTGAACCGCAACACGAAAGGAATTTAGGAAACGAATTTGCCTCTTATGCTAATTTCGATCTGGATAGTGTGTTATCAGAAAAGGTGTAG
- the LOC5572640 gene encoding prefoldin subunit 1 — protein MDLELKKAFSEMQMNKIESTKKIRLLDMKTDSLKVSKQRVELTNKEISQLNADTKVYASVGRMFVLSDVPSLTDEMKIKQSNFEEMIGQCEKNKEFLLKNLKEQEDSLRELVQQKRTESTAKENGTEAKKE, from the exons ATGGATTTGGAATTGAAAAAG GCCTTCTCCGAGATGCAGATGAACAAAATCGAATCGACCAAGAAAATCCGCCTGCTGGACATGAAAACGGATAGCTTGAAGGTGTCCAAACAGCGAGTGGAGCTAACCAACAAGGAAATTTCCCAGCTGAATGCCGATACCAAAGTTTACGCCTCGGTGGGACGTATGTTCGTCCTGTCGGATGTTCCTTCGTTGACCGATGAGATGAAAATCAAACAGAGCAACTTCGAGGAGATGATCGGCCAGTGCGAGAAGAACAAGGAATTTctgctgaaaaatctcaaggaGCAGGAGGACAGCCTTCGGGAGCTGGTCCAGCAAAAGCGGACAGAATCGACGGCGAAGGAAAACGGCACCGAGGCGAAGAAGGAATAG
- the LOC5572672 gene encoding mitochondrial import inner membrane translocase subunit Tim23 — translation MSDDYLSKPLSFGAPAPALPSQQIQPLSPYLNYDTRYLQSQPEFIFPEGASKQRGRFELAFSQIGSSAMIGAGIGGVAGFYNGVRATALANQTGKLRRTQLLNHVMKQGAATANTLGTLAVMYSVFGVVLQWARGEDDEINTIAAGGATGLLYKSTAGLRKCAMGGGIGLALSSLYVLWNVTGGSSKKLKELRSQYM, via the exons ATGAGTGACGACTATTTGAGTAAACCGCTATCTTTCGGAGCTCCGGCACCGG CACTTCCATCTCAGCAAATTCAACCCTTGTCGCCGTACCTGAACTATGACACCCGCTACCTGCAGTCCCAGCCAGAGTTTATCTTCCCCGAGGGCGCCTCCAAACAGAGGGGTAGATTTGAATTGGCATTCTCACAGATTGGTTCGTCGGCGATGATCGGAGCGGGTATCGGAGGAGTAGCAGGCTTTTACAATGGAGTGCGCGCCACTGCACTGGCCAATCAAACCGGAAAGCTGCGTCGAACACA GCTGTTGAATCATGTGATGAAGCAGGGAGCAGCTACCGCAAACACCCTTGGCACCCTGGCGGTGATGTATTCCGTCTTCGGCGTGGTGCTCCAGTGGGCGCGTGGAGAGGATGATGAAATCAACACGATAGCGGCCGGTGGTGCCACCGGGCTGCTCTACAAGTCCACCGCAGGCTTGAGGAAGTGTGCCATGGGAGGAGGAATCGGTCTGGCTTTGAGTTCGCTCTACGTGCTATGGAACGTCACCGGCGGGAGCtcgaaaaaattgaaagaaCTGCGATCGCAGTACATGTAG